From the genome of Dehalococcoidia bacterium:
CCCATACAACACCGTGTTGCCCACGATGACGTTGTTCCGCCAGGTGAAGCGCGCCTCGGCCGGGGGCCGCACCACGATCTCCCCTCCGCTCATGCCCTTGCCCACGTAGTCGTTGGCCTCCCCCTCCAGCACCAGCCGCATGCCGGCCATACACCAAGCACCGAAGCTCTGGCCCGCTGTGCCGCGGTAGATGATCTCCACCGTGCCCTCGGGCAGCCCCTCCAAGCCGTAGCGACGGGCGATCTCGCCGGCGATACGGGCCCCAGCTGTGAGGTCGGAGTTGCGGATGGTGGTCTCCACCCGCACCGGACGACCCTCCTCCAGGGCCGGCCGCACCTGCTCCCAGATCCGGTCGTCGGCGCAGGGATGGGGCCGGTCGTTGCGGGGCTGGGCGTTGCGCCGGGGCATCAGCTGGCCAGGGTCCACGTCGGCCAGCAGCGCCTCCAGGGTAAGGGTGCGGCCACGATGGCCCTCCGGGAGCTCCCGCGGTATCAGCAGGTCCACCCGCCCAACGATCTCCTCCAGACGGCGGTAGCCCATGAAGGCCAGGATCTCCCGCACCTCCTCGGCCACGAAGGTGAAGTAGTTGACCAGCCACTCCACCCGCCCCCGGTACCGCTTCTCGACAAGGTCGCGGCGCTGGGTGGCGATGCCCGTGGGACAGGTGTTGAGGTGACACTGACGTGCCATATCGCAGCCTATGGCCACCATGGCTGCGGTGCCGAAGCCGAACTCGTCGGCCCCCAGAAGGGCTGCCTTTACCACGTCCCAGCCCGTCTTGAGGCCGCCATCGGTGCGCAGGCGCACCCGTCCCCGCAGGCCGTTGAGGATGAGGACCTGCTGGGCCTCGGCCAGACCTAGTTCCCAGGGGCAACCGGCGTTCTTGATGGAGGAGAGGGGCGAGGCACCCGTGCCTCCCTCAGCCCCTGAGATGAGGATGTAATCGGCGTAGGCCTTGGCCACGCCAGCGGCCACCGTGCCCACGCCCGACTCGGCCACCAGCTTGACCCCCACCCGCGCCTGGGGATTGACCTGCTTCAGGTCATAGATGAGCTGGGCCAGGTCCTCGATGGAATAGATGTCGTGGTGGGGGGGCGGAGATATGAGGGGGATGCCGGGGATGGCGTGGCGCACCGTGGCGATGAACTCGTTGACCTTGTGGCCCGGCAACTGCCCACCCTCGCCAGGCTTGGAGCCCTGGGCCATCTTGATCTCCAGCTCCTCCCCCCGCACCAGGTACTCGGTGGTGACCCCGAAACGGCCCGAGGCCACCTGTTTGATCTTGCTATCTGCCCGGTCGCCGCCGGGGAAGGGATGGTACCAACTGCGGTCCTCGCCCCCTTCGCCAGTGTTGCTGCGGGCCCCCAGGCGATTCATGGCCATGGCGATGGTCTTGTGAGCCTCGGGGGAGAGGGCCCCTAGGGACATGGCAGAGGTGACGAAGCGCTTGACGATCTCGCTGGCCGGCTCCACCTCCTCCAGCGGGATGGGGAGACGGTCGCTCTGGATCTCCAGGAGGTCCCGTAGGGTGCGGGGAGGGCCCTCCCTGGCCAGCCGCGAGAACTCCTTATAAGCGTCGTAGTCTCCCGCCTGGACGGCCTCCTGCAGGGCAGTGACCACCTTGGGGTTGAAGCCATGGTATTCGCCGTCTCTCCGGAAGCGCACGTAGCCGATATCCGGCACCCGCCGCGTCTCGGGGTAAACTTGGAACGCCTGTTGGTGCCAGTAGAGCACGTCCTCCCCGATCTCCAGCAGGCCTATCCCCCCCAGACGGGCAGGGGTGCCAGTGAAGTAGCGGTCCACCACCTCTTGGGAGAGGCCGATGACCTCGAAGATCTGGGCCCCACGGTAGGAGCGGAGGGCGGAGATGCCCATCTTGGACATGATCTTAAGAAGGCCCCGCTCCACCGCCTGGCGGAAGTTGGCCAGCAGCTCCTCAATATCCCCCTCTTCTACGCCCCGCTCTTCTAGGAAGGAGCGGATGGTGGCCAAGGCCAGGTAGGGGTATATGGCGTTGGCCCCATACCCCAGCAGGAGGGCGAAATGGTGGACGTCCCAGGCCGCACCCGTCTCCACCACTATGTCCGTCTTCATCCGCTTCCCCTCGCGGATGAGGTGATGGTGCACGGCGCCCACGGCCAAGAGGGCGGGGACAGCAGCGTGCTGGCTGTCTACGCCCCGGTCGCTGAGGATGAGGATGGTGCAACCCTCGTCCACCGCTTGTGAGGCCTCCCGGCAGATGCGCTCCAGGGCCTCCTCAAGCCCCCGTGGCCCCCGGGCTACCGGGAAGAGGAGGGAGATCTGACGGGAGGGGAAGCCGTCCAGCCGCCGCAGCGCGTCCAAGGTCCTAGCCGAGAGGAGGGGGCTCGCCAGGTGCACCACACGCGCATGTTCAGGCGTCTCCTCGAAGATGCTACCCCGCGGGCCCAGGTAGCAGTCTAGGGACATGACGAGCTCCTCCCTTAGGGGGTCGATGGGAGGGTTGGTGACCTGGGCGAACCGCTGCTTGAAATAGAAGGGCAGGGGCCTATGCATCTGCGATAGGATAGCCAGCGGGATATCATCACCCATGGAGAACACGGGCTCATGGCCCTGGCTGGCCATGGTCCTGATGATCATGCGGATGTCCTCGTTGGTGCAGGCAAAGGCTGTCTGTAGCTGGCCCAGATCGGCCCCTGCCAGGTCCTCGCCCTGGTGACCATCCACAGGAGGGGGCTCGTGCAGGCGCACCATGTGGGTGCGCACCCACTGGCCGTAGGGGCGTTGGCCCACCAGGCGGGCCATGACGTCCTTTTTCTTGAGGATCTCGCCCCGGGCCGTGTCCACCACTATCATCTCTCCCGGCCCTAGGCGCCCCTTCTCCACGATGCGCCCCTCCTCCAGCTGGACGATGCCCACCTCGGAGCCGGCCACCACCAGCCCATCGTCGGTGACCTTGTAGCGGAGGGGGCGGAGGCCGTTGCGGTCAAGGCAGGCCCCCACTTTCACACCGTCGGTGAAAGCCAAGGCCGCCGGCCCGTCCCAGGGCTCCATGAGGCAGGCGTGATACTCGTAGAAGTCCCGCCAGGCAGGGTCCAGATCGGGCATCCGCTCCCAGGCCTCGGGCACCAACATGAGCATGGCGTGCAGGAGATCGCGCCCCGAGAGGACCAGGGCCTCTAGAACGTTGTCCAGCATGGCCGAGTCGGAGCCGCCGGGGACGATGATGGGCCTAAGGGCCGCCATGTCCTCTCCCCACACGCGGCTGTGGAGCTCAGGCTCCCGCGCCCGCATC
Proteins encoded in this window:
- the gltB gene encoding glutamate synthase large subunit is translated as MYRPEKVGLYDPAWEHDACGVGFVARPTSHPSREIVEMALEAVVNLTHRGALDADARTGDGAGILVQIPRRFFAREVERLGLRLERPEELAVGMVFLPREEERAALARRILEARAQGRGLRVLGWRQVPVDTSVLGDKALATCPRIEQLLVVPSRAMDDETYERVLYLARKEAEADLRREGLDDCYIPSFSHARLVYKGLLVAKQLRGFYLDLQDPQFESALAIFHQRYSTNTFPTWPLSQPMRFLAHNGEINTLMGNQNWMRAREPELHSRVWGEDMAALRPIIVPGGSDSAMLDNVLEALVLSGRDLLHAMLMLVPEAWERMPDLDPAWRDFYEYHACLMEPWDGPAALAFTDGVKVGACLDRNGLRPLRYKVTDDGLVVAGSEVGIVQLEEGRIVEKGRLGPGEMIVVDTARGEILKKKDVMARLVGQRPYGQWVRTHMVRLHEPPPVDGHQGEDLAGADLGQLQTAFACTNEDIRMIIRTMASQGHEPVFSMGDDIPLAILSQMHRPLPFYFKQRFAQVTNPPIDPLREELVMSLDCYLGPRGSIFEETPEHARVVHLASPLLSARTLDALRRLDGFPSRQISLLFPVARGPRGLEEALERICREASQAVDEGCTILILSDRGVDSQHAAVPALLAVGAVHHHLIREGKRMKTDIVVETGAAWDVHHFALLLGYGANAIYPYLALATIRSFLEERGVEEGDIEELLANFRQAVERGLLKIMSKMGISALRSYRGAQIFEVIGLSQEVVDRYFTGTPARLGGIGLLEIGEDVLYWHQQAFQVYPETRRVPDIGYVRFRRDGEYHGFNPKVVTALQEAVQAGDYDAYKEFSRLAREGPPRTLRDLLEIQSDRLPIPLEEVEPASEIVKRFVTSAMSLGALSPEAHKTIAMAMNRLGARSNTGEGGEDRSWYHPFPGGDRADSKIKQVASGRFGVTTEYLVRGEELEIKMAQGSKPGEGGQLPGHKVNEFIATVRHAIPGIPLISPPPHHDIYSIEDLAQLIYDLKQVNPQARVGVKLVAESGVGTVAAGVAKAYADYILISGAEGGTGASPLSSIKNAGCPWELGLAEAQQVLILNGLRGRVRLRTDGGLKTGWDVVKAALLGADEFGFGTAAMVAIGCDMARQCHLNTCPTGIATQRRDLVEKRYRGRVEWLVNYFTFVAEEVREILAFMGYRRLEEIVGRVDLLIPRELPEGHRGRTLTLEALLADVDPGQLMPRRNAQPRNDRPHPCADDRIWEQVRPALEEGRPVRVETTIRNSDLTAGARIAGEIARRYGLEGLPEGTVEIIYRGTAGQSFGAWCMAGMRLVLEGEANDYVGKGMSGGEIVVRPPAEARFTWRNNVIVGNTVLYGATGGKLFVAGRAGERFAVRNSGAIAVVEGAGDHCCEYMTQGIVVVLGPTGYNFGAGMSWGTAFVLDEDGSFPRRYNPELITIQRVENRDDQELLRSLIEEHAHKTGSPWARHILSHWPQFLPRFWKVVPLSTPMDVMGHAIHAHKAGVSRGS